The following are from one region of the Girardinichthys multiradiatus isolate DD_20200921_A chromosome 9, DD_fGirMul_XY1, whole genome shotgun sequence genome:
- the LOC124873935 gene encoding cell adhesion molecule-related/down-regulated by oncogenes-like, translating to MEMRCLSNVGHLRLCGKNIMVDVLLLGVSVLLLHVAALEEPIVSLWPKGSEIYLRESVLLLCRVKSNSTFVWNYQWYRNKPHTALTPNPRHIVSGDSYSISAVTMEDEGIYWCKAEQRGNNTTIEGWVTLNVSELTPPSLTLTPSSRQVFSGERFTVQCPASQNNSTGWKLRHFFPGKSDRTKFHQRQKCLPPGGAVGANESGKCVLIADQENSGLYWCEGGGGRSSSVNITVSDGEIILKTPAFPVSEGDKVVLNCQHRTGNLHKATLFKNGTPVNPSMSSWIIAAVATKDEGFYKCVSQDRKIESPEGWLSVTQREGNFTSKDGTASSTNDAWKWIVTSCCVVLLFLIPLIWLIQRNRYRMFCTRSCWPLSKENIPAVPPPATKQDVTEVQWDLSWMEMSNLLDKQLYPGT from the exons ATGGAAATGAGGTGCCTATCAAATGTTGGACATTTAAGGCTTTGCGGAAAAAACATAATGGTGgatgtcctgctgctgg GTGTGTCTGTGCTTCTTCTCCATGTTGCTGCACTTGAAG AGCCCATCGTGTCCTTGTGGCCTAAAGGTTCAGAAATCTACCTCCGAGAGAGTGTCTTGCTGCTGTGCAGAGTAAAGTCAAACTCCACTTTTGTTTGGAACTACCAGTGGTACAGGAATAAACCGCACACTGCTTTAACCCCAAACCCCAGGCACATAGTCTCTGGTGACAGCTACTCAATCTCTGCAGTAACGATGGAGGATGAGGGCATCTACTGGTGCAAAGCAGAGCAGAGGGGGAACAACACCACCATAGAGGGGTGGGTCACGCTCAATGTGTCAG AGCTGACCCCTCCCTCATTAACTCTGACTcccagcagcagacaggtgttCAGTGGGGAACGTTTCACCGTGCAGTGCCCTGCATCTCAGAACAACTCCACAGGCTGGAAGCTGAGGCATTTCTTTCCTGGAAAATCAGACAGGACCAAATTCCATCAAAGACAGAAGTGCTTACCACCAGGAGGTGCTGTTGGTGCAAATGAGTCTGGTAAATGTGTCTTAATTGCTGACCAGGAGAACAGCGGATTGTACTGGTGTGAAGGCGGTGGGGGTCGAAGCAGTTCAGTCAACATTACAGTAAGCG ATGGGGAAATCATCTTGAAGACTCCAGCTTTTCCTGTATCTGAGGGGGACAAAGTGGTCTTAAACTGTCAGCATAGAACAGGCAACCTACATAAGGCAACCCTGTTTAAGAACGGAACACCAGTCAACCCTTCAATGTCCTCCTGGATTATTGCAGCGGTCGCAACAAAAGATGAAGGCTTTTATAAATGTGTTTCCCAGGACAGAAAGATCGAGAGCCCTGAGGGTTGGCTGTCAGTGACACAGAGAGAAG gtaactttacatcaaaaGATGGGACAGCATCTTCCACAAATG ATGCATGGAAATGGATTGTTACATCATGCTGTGTTGTGCTTCTGTTCCTGATTCCTCTAATTTGGCTCATTCAGCGCAACAG GTACCGGATGTTTTGCACTCGGAGCTGCTGGCCACTTTCTAAAGAGAACATCCCAGCAGTGCCGCCTCCTGCGACCAAACAGGATGTAACCGAGGTGCAGTGGGACCTGTCCTGGATGGAGATGTCTAATCTGCTGGATAAGCAGCTATATCCTGGCACATAG